A segment of the Flavobacteriales bacterium genome:
TGGTCCCACAAATGGACCGGGCGAAAGCCGAGAACCTCTGCCGCACCTATGGCATCTACTCTGTGAAGTTCGCAACCTACTGGGTTGATGCGAACAATAATCTTCAGCTCAACTACGAGTAGGCCATGCCATGAAGACGTTGCTTTCTTGCTTCGCCTTTTGCCTTGGACTCACCTCATCTGCTCAGCAGCCGAGCAAGGCGGACACGTCGAGCTTGGATCGCGGTGTACAACCAGCCTCGGAGCCTAACGCAGATGCCCAGAATGCAGATAACACTAGAAGCAGCAGCGGAGCCTCATGGCCTTGGGTTGTTGGAATAATCGCTTCGTTCTTGTCTGGTGGCTTTGCCGGTGCTGTTTACACGAGGTGGCAAGTCAAGAAAGACCGCGAGGCGGAGAAGAAGCTGCCAAGATTGACTCTGCGAACCACACAAGAAAAGGCTGAATTGGGCTCAAGCAGCATTCACAAGGAGTTTGAGTTAATCAACAACACCGCGAAGGATGTGGATGCCTGTGAAATCGTCTTTGAGTTCGACGTCGGTGCCGCTATTGTTCACTCCGAGACCCGATCTCATCAGGGCGTGAATCATCTGCAGAAGACCATTGAGCAGGACAACAAACATGGCTACCAAATCGCTCAACTGAACCGCGAAGAGAAAATCATCTTCGTCTTCAGCATTGATCGCTTCACCGATAACAAATGCAGGGCATACATCAATTGCAAGGGCTTCGGTCTGGTCTGCATTGATCGGAATATCATCGACCTGCCGAGCATTCAGCCGAACAAGTTCGAGGCCCAATGAAGTGAGCCTATTCCAATCTGAACTTGCTTCGTTCGAGGAATCCTTCACGCAATCAATCGCCGCCCACTTGTGGTTCATGCGTTCAGGCACATCCGTGCCTGGCGGCTGCTTCACATCCTCACGAGATAGCAACGATTTGCTCCATCATCCCATCATAGTGCTGCGGATCAGCGAACTGGATCAACTCGAGCACTTCCCGCATCACTTGAGGAGCTTCGGCAAGAAGCGACATATCCATTCCGTGCTCCTCGATTCGATCGCTATGGGAGTATGAATGGGTGAACCTGAGCATGCGTGTCTTCTTCGCGGGATCGAATGTTATCAGATCAAGTTTCTTCATCAGACCATCGCTTGTCGGGGACGGCACCTTGAAAGCAAGGAAGGCCTCCAACAGCCTTCGGGCGATATTGGGTAGTGGATAAAGAACCTGCATGTCGCTTGGCATACTTGTCTGCTGTGCCTGAACATGAACTTGTTTGAAGAGATAGTGGTACTCGGATTCAAAGCGCTCCAAAAGTGGATCCAGCACTGTGATGGCCGCATTCCGATGCCCGTGTTCTATCCGCACGGAGAGCATGAAGAACCGTGCGGGCCGAGTCGTCGGGTCTTTCTTCCAACGGTTCATGCTTTCGAACCAGTTCTTGACTTGCCGAAAGAAGCCGGAGTTGTGGGTAAGAACGAATAGCTGCCCGGCCTCCTTCACCACCTGCTTCATTTGACCAAATGCGCTGAATAGCGCATGAGCGTCCAAACTGGATACCGGGTCATCGATTACGACGATGCCTTTCCCAAGATTGAACGTCTTATCGTGGAGAGACTTCAGGAAGTAGAGGAAGGCGATTGCCGTCTTTTCGCCCTCGCTCAGATTCAGCGCAGGTATTCCATCGCGCACCACCGTGTAGCCCGTCTCATGTACTGCGACACTAAGGTCCCCGCGACCGAGAAAGCCACAGAGCTCTTTGTTGAGCTGTTCCGCAGGGGTCCGATGCTCCTTCAACTCCATCTCGAGCTTGGTCACCGTTTCTTGAAAGCCCCTGATATCATCGCCGAGCCGCTTTTCATTCGCTTCTGAGTCCGTTACCGCCTTCAGGTTCTTCTGGTAGGTCGAAAACGTATCCGCAACAACTGCGGCCTCAAGTTCCTTTCGCGCCTCTAAGACACTTTTGTCAAATGCCCTGCACCTGGCATTGTGTTCTTGCAGGACAACGTTGACGACCGCGAGTGCTGAACTTGCCGCGTCGCTGGCAGTCACCGATAGTCCATCCAAGTAGGTGTCGAGATGTAGACTCTGGAATGGATTCGCGGCCTTGTCTGAAAGCCCTTTGGCCAGTGCGTTGAGAAACTGCGCCACAAGCTCATCGGCCTCCTTCAAGGACTTCAGCTTCTCTTGATATCGGCCACTTAGGTCAGAGTACAGCTTGGCTGGGTCATGCTTGACCAAAGCAGCTATTGCACTGACACGATGCTCACACGCCGTGCGAGCTTTCGTCAAGTCTTGGACGAAGGCCTTGTAGACGTCATTGAAATGTCCATCGAGATCTTTCATCCTCTCGGATGTCAGCGTATTGCCACAGAACTCGCAGGTCGCCAGAGGCTCATCGCCGCTATGTATGTGGAGACCCTCTTCAACCCATTTTGCGATCACCGGCTTATCCACTAGGCGATCGATCACCTTGGAAGTCACTGTTCGTGCCAACAACTCCCTTGCAACTTCCTGCGCCTTGTTCAGGTCCGGATAATCAAAGACCAACTCGCTGAGTTCGGTCATGGAGATTGCACCGGCCTTCTGCTTCAGCGCTGTCTTTTGTTCGTCTGTTCGAGTTGGCAACGCACCGACGTGGGCCATCAGTTCATCGGCCTTCTTCTTGAATTTGGCGCTGTTGTAACTGAGGTATGTGCTGTTCGTACCAGACAGCAGCGTCTTGATCTCGCGCCCCTTGTCCGTGCAGTGGGCCTCAAAAGTCTGGCTCTTCGATCGGGTTGTGAGCTGTGCAGCCTCAAGGTCCTTCTTGGCCTTCTCCAAAAGCTTGGACTCGGTTTCCAGCTTTTTCTGGCTCTCCACGTTCTCCTCACCGAAGTAGTAGATGGGTCCCAGCTCTGAATCTGCCTCGGCGATGGTCCGGACGACAGCTTCGCGGTCGAACACACGGACTTGTGGGAGGTTTGCGGCGGTGTCCAGAGCGTCTCCATTCACCGGATGTGCATTGATAATGAAGTCCGCTTGCCCTTCTTCCACCACTCGTCGTTGGGCGATGTGCTCGAACAGCTTGGAGAGGGTCGACTTTCCAGACCCATTGTATCCATATACAAGGTTGAACCGGGCGAAGTCGTGCAAAGAAGTGGGCCAGGCGAAGTCCCGGAAGACACGATGGTCCTTGATCTTCGCAATGCGCGCAATCGGGAGCGGGGGCGTGGAGGACATGGCGTGCAGGGGTGATTGCGGGGCTATGCGGCACTTCCGGACTCCGGCAATTCCAGGCTCTGCACCGACGCGATCGCAGCCCCAGCGATACCCTTGATGGAGCCGTACATCTGCGCCGTGTTGGAGATCACCAGGTCAAGGTTCTTCTCGCGCTCGTTCCAGATGCGTTCGTAGGCACGGCGCTCGGAGGCGATGTCGCCCTTCAGCTTCCGGAAGCTGCCGACGATCGCTTCGATGTGCATGGCGAACTCGGAGCCGGTGAGGTAGTTGTAGAGCATGACCATCTTGTCGCCCTTGTTCTCCTGAGCCGCCAGGGCAGTGCCCACCTGCATCATCATCTCACGCAGTACATAGCACAGGCTCTTGAACTCATCGTAGGTGCAAATCCTCACACCTTCTCGCTGCCCCATGCGGTCCATGCCATCGGGCATGGCTTCCGTAACGATCACACCAACGTGGGTCTTCGCGGCCTGCATGTCCTGCTTCAGCTTCGCGATCCAGCCCGCTGTGAAGTGCTTCGTCCGCTTGCTCTCGTAGTAGATGGACCCGCATTCGTGCCCTGACCGGTCGCGCACGCGGTGGATGCAATCACCGCCGCGCACACCCTTGCTGATCTCTTCCACCTCATCCAAAGGGAAGGCGCTGCGCAGCCATTCCTCAATCGCGAGTTCCTGCACTTCACCCTGTGACTGCATGGAGCCCTGTTCCGCCCGCCGCTTCATCTCTTCCATCTGCGTACTGAGCGACTTGATCAATTCGTCCTTTTCCTTCAGCGCCAGTTCCTGCTTGTCGGCTTCGGTCTTGGCGATCTTGGTCTTCTCCTGCTTCAGCAGTTCGTTGAGTTTCACCTCCGCCTCGGCGTTGATCTTGTCTGCCAGCTCATCCTTCTCGCGTTGCGCTTTGGCCAAGGCAGCGCGCATCTGGTTCAGGTCCTTCAACTGCACGCTCTTTTCTTCAAGCTCCTTCTGCATGGCGGTCACACTTTCCTCGACCTCGCCACGGATCGACTTCCGCAGGCTGTCCTCCTGTTCCTTCTTCGCCTTGGCCAGTTGGGTCTCCACGGCACTCTTCACCTGATCCTCCAACTGCTTCTTCTGTTCATCCACCTTCTTCTGGGCATCGGCGAGCTTCTCGCGCTCCTGTTCCATGGTGCGCTCGTACTGCTGGCCGATCTCCGCCTGTACCTTGTCATAGAGCACCTTGTTCACGTCGACCGGGGTACCGCACTTGGGGCAGTTGATCTGGGCTTGGGTCTGGGGTTCCATTCGGGGCTTCTCAGGATAGGGGCTGCCAAGGTATGCAACTTTATAGTTGCATTATAGTCTCTTGTGCTACCTTCGCCCCATCTTGAAGTGCGATGCCAACACCGGCCGAAGTCGAAGCCTTCCTGCGAGAGTTCCAGACCAGGATGCGGGTCTTCGACGTGCTGTTCCGAGACGACCGAGAGAAGAACACGGCCACCTTGGTCGTGCTCGGCATATCGCGCGACCAGCGCAAACAAGTGCTTCGGGAACTGACGGTGGCCGACTACAGCGAAGGCCCGATCCAGGACTGGGACGGCGGCCCGGGCCTTTGGGTCTTCGGCAAAGTCCTGAAGGGAACGGATCTGTACATCAAAGTGACCCTCGGCTTCACCCGTACCGGTGATGTCCTGTGCATCAGTTTCCACGCGGCCGAACACCCCATGAAATTCCCCCTGCGATGAAACCGACCATCAAGAGCCCAATGACGGGCAACGACATGCCGCTGTGCCGGGAGAAGCGAACGATCCCCTTCCGCAAGGAAGAGTTCGAGATCCTGTACCACTTCTACAAGGACACCGATGGCGCGCAGTATACCGAGACGTTCACCGACGAGGTGAACATCAACCAGGTGTACAACCAGTACCGCGACAAGTACAACCTGCCCTTCCCGGACGAGATCAAGGCCATCCGCACCAAGTACGACCTGAGCGCGATGAAGATGAGCGAGGTGCTCGGCTTCGGGGCGAACGTGTGGCGCAACTACGAGGCGGGCGAGGTGCCGAGCGAGAGCAACGCGCGCTTGATCCAAGTGGCCGACGATCCGGCCGAGTTCGGGAAAATGGTGCGGCTGACCGTTCACCTGGACGAAAAGGCGAAGGAGAAGATCCTGAAGCGCGTTGATGAGTTGTTGAAGACCCAGGACGGCTGGCACTTGGGAACCACCGAGGAGGAGTATGTGATGGGCATCGACCCGACCGCGACAGGACCCGACCATACCACCGGATACCGCAAGCCGAGCTTGGATCGCCTCACGGAGATGATCGTGTTCTTCACGGAGGCGATGCAGCCTTGGAAGACCAAGATGAACAAGTTGCTCTTCTATGCGGACTTCAGGCACTACCAACTGCATGGCGTGTCCATCAGTGGCGCTCCATACCGTGCGGTCACCTGGGGCCCGGTGCCCAAGCAGTTCGATGCGCTCTTCGATCACATGGCCCGCAACGGCAAGGTGGACTTCGTGCAGAAGGAGTTGCCGGATGGCAACCTTGGCGGGCAGTTCCTGCCGCGCGAACCACGGCTGTTCCGTGACATCCTGTTCGAGGAGAGCGAGCTGGCGGTGTTGCGTGAAGTCGCAGCCCGCTTCGCGAAGGATGATGCCAAGAGCATCATCGCGACAAGCCATGAGGAAGAAGCGTGGAAGAAACACGAAGCGGATCACAGCATCATCGATTACAACCTCGCCTTCGGGTTGAAGGCATTCGATAAGGACTAGCCATGTTCAGTCAAGTGATCGACCTTCTGGTCCGGAAGCGCAAGCAGCGGACGCGCATTCTGCTTTTGGCCCTACGGGTTCTCTTCAGCATTGTGTTGACTTGCAAGCTGGCCACCGGGCTAGGTTATGATGTTGGAAGCTGGGTCTGGGCCTCGCCTGAATTGGCGCTGAAGAGGGTCTTCGATGGCTCCTATGTCCTGGCCTTCGCCCTGTTCTTGATCGTGTGGAAGTTGAGCTTTGGTTTGGTCCACTATGTATTGACGTGGTACGGGATATTCGTAGCCGAGCGACTCTACAGATTGTTGGCCAGAGCCATCCGCAAGGAACCGGGGTTGGTCGGGAAGGTTTGGTACCAACCAGTACTCGCGGCCATCATTTGGATCTTCAACATGGTGGATGTTGTTGTCATCGAGCCGTCGGGAGTCAGGCCGGGAACTCAGTTCTACCGCTTCTATGACTATCTCAAGGATGTTGACAAGGGGAAGCGGGAAACGGACGTGTATCAGGCGAGCCTCGCGATCTCACTGACGATCCAGTTCTTGATCATCTACAGCACGGCCAGCATTGAAGTGGTGTTGCCGTGGTACATCCGGTTGGCAGCCTTCGCGATACTGATGGACCTGTTCCTTGCCAACCTGATAAGCTTCGCCCTTGACATGCTCATTTCTCTGAAGCATGGCCGACTTCTGGACCTTCTTGCCCCCATCGACCCGGAGTACGGGCGCAAGCGGATCAAGCAGCCAGTGGTGGAAGACCAGCCACAATTGGTTGCCATGTGATTCCGTCCGAGTTGCCATGTCCAAGCCAAAGCCGAAGTTCTACGTCGTCTGGGAGGGCCGGGAGACGGGCATCTTCAAGACTTGGAGTGAGTGCGCGGCACAAACGAATGCGTTCCCGGGCGCCAAGTTCAAGTCGTTCAAGACGATGGCCGAGGCGGAACAGGCATTGAGCACGCCGCCGAAGTACAGCTTCACGCAACGGAGAGAACTCGTCAAGGCACCATCGGCCAAGCAGCGCGCCTTGGTGGGTGAACCCATACGCGAGAGTATTTGTGTGGATGGTGCGTGGAACACCGGTTCAGGGGAATGCGAGTACCAAGCGGTGAACTACGCGACCGGTGAAAAGGTCTTCCACCAAGGTCCGTTCGACGATGGCACGAACAACATCGCGGAATTCCTCGCTCTGGTGCATGCGCTGGCCCATTGCAAGAAGCACGGGTTGGTCGTTCCGGTCTATTCCGACAGCCGCAATGCGATAAGCTGGGTTCGACAGAAGCGGGCCAAGACCAAACAGCCAAGAAGCGAGCGCAACGCCAAGCTGTTCGAGTTGGTCGATCGCGCGGAGCGATGGCTTGCGACCAATGAGTACACCACGCCGATACTCAAGTGGGAGACACGAGCTTGGGGTGAGAACCCCGCGGACTTCGGAAGGAAGTGATCATTTCGCCAAACGCAGGAGCAGATCACGCTTTTCGTCCAGGATGCGCTTGAGCCCGATCACGCGCTTCTGCTCATCGGGCGACTTGGCCTGGAAGCCTTTCAAGTAGTCCAGCACTTCCTGCAGAATGGAGTCGGGCACTTCATTCAGCTTCTTCTCGATAGCCTCTTTGAGTTCCTTGTTGCTCATGGTGACCCAAAAGTAGCACGCTCTGCGCGCGCCTAAGGCCCGCATGTCGATCGGGCCTATACCCCGTTGGGTCTCCTCCACCCACCTCCGCAGTGACCTGTCCGCTGCTCGCGAGGGGTTGCGAAGCGATCGTGGACTGCCCTGCCAGAGGCAGGCAAGCCTGCGGCCATAGGAACAGCACAAGCCCCGGTGCCGGACCGGGGCTATCTCCTGGGCATCAGTTGCCGGGGATCCTGGCAAGGAACACTATGGCTGAGAGCAGCATCGTGTGGGGTCGAACTCACCTGGAACCGCCAGTTCACATCGCCTCCACCAACCTTCGCAAGTCGTCAGCGTCCAGGATGTTGTTCCACTTCTTGCGCGCCAAGCCATCACGCAGCTTCTTGTCGCCGGACCAGATGGGGCTGCCGGTGTGCAGTGCGAGCGCCACGTACGCGATGTCCTTCAGGTCAACATCCAGCACGAGCCGTTCGGCTTGCAGCCAATGCTCCTTGCGGATGGTGCCGTGGTCAATGAAGTGGATGCCTTGAAGGACGATGAACTCCCGTTGGAGCACGTGCGATGCAGGCTGTTTGGAGAGCTTGATCAGCTTCTCGCGCCGGGCGATGACTTCCTCGCGCAGGAAGTCAGGCGCGATGAACCGTAGCACACGCTGGGCATCGAAATACAACTGGGAAAGACGGCTGTCCGTCTTCAGGATACAACTGACGGCGATGTTCGCGTCGACGATGACCTTCACCCGAGAATGCGCTTGCGGTTCTTCTTCCACCAGCTCGCGTTGATCTCGTCAGCAAGCGCATCGGCCTGCTTTTGTGTCGCCGCTGAACCTTCTGCCAGTTCCAGGTAGCGCACGTAGTCCAGCACGATCTGCACGGTCTCGCCCCTCATCTTGGGCGGGAGGGTGATCACCACTTCGTCCTTGGTGTTTCGGCGTACGGTCATCGTGGTTCAAAGATAGTCTGGTCCCGGTCAAACGTCGTATTGCCCGCGGACATCGTTCTCCACGGTGAGCATTCCGTCGCGGTGGTTCCGGATCTGGACGGGAACGGAACGGATGATCTCGTATTGGCGGAATACCCGGACATGAACACGAGATACGAGGTGTACAGTTGGAAACCGGCATCGCGGGAGTGGAACATGCTGCTCTTGGCCGTGCGCACCATGGGAGGTTTGCCCGACAGCGGTTGGGTGCAGATCCACGACGATACCATCTGCTACCGTACCACCACGTGCACGATCCTGCCGAGCCGGATGGAGGTCAATCACCGGGACACCACGCGGTGCGAGCTGCGGGTGCAGTGGCATGGGCCCGGCAGAAGTTCGGCGCGGTGAGAGGCCTCCCACCGTGTAGGGTCTCCTCCTCCCATCTGCGCAGTTGTCTGTCCGCTACGCACGAGCGGACGACCCTGAAGCCATTGGAACGCACAAGCCCGGTGAGCCTCTGCGGAGAATACCGTCCTTAATCTCCGCAACATATGCGGACATTGTCCGTACCTTTCTCCGCATACCGCACGGCCATGTCGCTCTACATCCACCAGCGCAAGGACTGGCCCACCTTCAAGTGGGACGACGCTGCATTGGCGCCTGCCGTGGCGAAGGCGCGCCAGATGCAGAGCCATTTGCTGGGCCGCATGGCGGCAGTGGGTTTCGACCTGCGCAGCGAAGCGAACCTGGAGACCATGATCCTGGACGTGGTGCGCACCAGCGCCATCGAGGGCGAAGTGCTCGATCCGGCGCAGGTGCGCTCATCCCTCGCGCGCCGTCTGGGGCTGGATGTCTCGGGCGCAGCACCGGTGGACCGCAACGTGGAAGGTATCGTGGAGATGCTGCTCGATGCCACGCAGCAGGCCAGCGCGAAGCTCACGGCCGAGCGGTTGTTCGGCTGGCATGCCGCCTTGTTCCCGACAGGTCGCAGCGGCATGTACAAGATCCTCGTGGGCCAATGGCGGGACGATTCCACCGGCCCGATGCAAGTGGTGAGCGGCGCGATGGGCCGGGAGCGCGTTCACTACGAAGCACCCGTAGCCAGGCGGTTGAAGAAGGAGATGACAGCCTTCCTCAAATGGGTGAACACCGAAAAGTCGCTCGACCCGCTGATCAAGGCAGGGCTCGCGCACTTCTGGTTCGTCACCCTGCACCCGTTCGACGATGGCAACGGCCGTATCGCGCGCGCCATCGCCGACCTGTTGCTCGCACGCAGCGATGGTTCGCCGCAACGTTTTTACAGCATGAGCGCGCAGATCCACACCGAGCGCAAACGCTATTACGACATCCTGGAACGCTCGCAACGCGGATCCCTGGACGTGACCGGATGGCTCGCTTGGTTCATGGCCTGCCTTCAACGCGCGATCGCGTCCTCGGAAGAAACGCTCTCCGCCGTGCTGAACAAGCACCGCTTCTGGCAAACGCATGCGAGGACCATCCTGAACCCGCGCCAAGTGAAGGTGCTGAACAAGCTGCTGGACGGCTTCGAGGGGAACCTCACCTCGAGCAAGTACGCCAAGCTGTCGAAGACTTCGCAGGATACCGCCTCACGCGACATCGCGGACCTGGTGCAGAAAAAGATCCTGAAGAAGGGCCGCGCCGGTGGACGGAGTACGCATTTCGTACCCGCGTGACACACGCTTGTGCTTTCTCGTTGGTCTTCCCTCAAGTTGTGCCACAGTGCTTCTTGTAGGCGAGCAGTTCTTTGTTGACACTGTAGACATCGAAGAACGTTGGGTCGAAGTCACCACCAAGCCATTCGCAGAGCGCTCGAATAAGTGGCCCTCACGCTGTTCCTGGGGAATGGGGTCCGCCTTTCCCACCTGTCTCCGAGTCCGCGCAGGGTCTCCTGCGCCCACGTTCACTCCCCGTGCGGCACCAAGCTCGGCCAAGGTTTGCCATCGCGCACATAGGTATCCAGGAACAGGCGCGTAGCATGATCCACCTCATCGCGGTACTCGGTGAAGTAATGGTCGGCACCTTCCAGCATAAGCATCCGGAAAGGATGCTTGCAAGCATAGAGCGCTTGTGCCATGGCGATGGCCTGATCCGCCTTCACGCGGTTGTCGCCGGTGCCCGCTTGGATCAGGATCGGCGTGGTCTTGCACAAGCGTTCCGCCCAACGCCCGGGCGAACGGGTGAGCAGCAGCGAGTCGCGGTTGGCGGTAAAGCCCGGTATCAATTGGGCGTACACGTTCTGCTCAAGGGCCGGCCGGTCAGCCAAGGCCATGAACGAGTCCGACAATCCGGAGCGGATAATAGCCGCCTTGAAACGCGTGGTGCGCGCAAGGGCCAGGTAGGCCATCATCCCTCCACGACTTCCGCCGAAGATGCCGATGCGTGATGTGTCGGCCTCAGGCACCTCTTCCAGCAAGGGCAGCAGGTTGAGCACATCATTCACATCGGCTCCGCCGAATTCCTCCTTGCCTTCGCCGCCATCATTTCCACGGTAAGCGGTGCCGACCACCACATAGCCCCTGCTGGCCATATTGGCGAGGTAACGCAGGATGGCGCCGTCGTCGAGCGGGCCGATCTCCCGGTTACCACCACGGCAGAAGACCACGCTCGGGAACGGACCATTGCCCGTGGGCACAGCCATATAGCCATTCACTTTCAACCCGTCGCTCAGGTAGGTGATGCGTGAAATGCGCACTCCCGTCAGGATGGTATCCACATCGGGCATGCGCGAACGCCACTTGGCGATCGAACTGTCAGGAACGGTGTATGGCGTTCGCTCCAGGAGCTTACCGTCCTGTGCCGTGAGTTGCGCTGCGAGTCCTACCAGAACGAGGAGAACAAGGGAGCGCATCATCCGCAGGGTTTGTGGTGAAGATGCGCATTCTACCCTGTTGGGTCTCCTCCTCCCACCTCCGCAGTGTTCTCTCCGCTGCTCGCGAGGGCTTGCGAAGCGATAGCGGACGACCCTGCCGGAGGCAGGCAAGCCTGCGGCCATAGCATCGCACAAGCCCAGGTGCCGGACCGGGACTATCTCCTCCGCATCATTTGCCGGGGATCCCTGGCAAGGAACAGGATCGCAGAGCGTAGCATTGAGCGGACCGCGTTC
Coding sequences within it:
- a CDS encoding AAA family ATPase, translated to MSSTPPLPIARIAKIKDHRVFRDFAWPTSLHDFARFNLVYGYNGSGKSTLSKLFEHIAQRRVVEEGQADFIINAHPVNGDALDTAANLPQVRVFDREAVVRTIAEADSELGPIYYFGEENVESQKKLETESKLLEKAKKDLEAAQLTTRSKSQTFEAHCTDKGREIKTLLSGTNSTYLSYNSAKFKKKADELMAHVGALPTRTDEQKTALKQKAGAISMTELSELVFDYPDLNKAQEVARELLARTVTSKVIDRLVDKPVIAKWVEEGLHIHSGDEPLATCEFCGNTLTSERMKDLDGHFNDVYKAFVQDLTKARTACEHRVSAIAALVKHDPAKLYSDLSGRYQEKLKSLKEADELVAQFLNALAKGLSDKAANPFQSLHLDTYLDGLSVTASDAASSALAVVNVVLQEHNARCRAFDKSVLEARKELEAAVVADTFSTYQKNLKAVTDSEANEKRLGDDIRGFQETVTKLEMELKEHRTPAEQLNKELCGFLGRGDLSVAVHETGYTVVRDGIPALNLSEGEKTAIAFLYFLKSLHDKTFNLGKGIVVIDDPVSSLDAHALFSAFGQMKQVVKEAGQLFVLTHNSGFFRQVKNWFESMNRWKKDPTTRPARFFMLSVRIEHGHRNAAITVLDPLLERFESEYHYLFKQVHVQAQQTSMPSDMQVLYPLPNIARRLLEAFLAFKVPSPTSDGLMKKLDLITFDPAKKTRMLRFTHSYSHSDRIEEHGMDMSLLAEAPQVMREVLELIQFADPQHYDGMMEQIVAIS
- a CDS encoding DUF2130 domain-containing protein — translated: MEPQTQAQINCPKCGTPVDVNKVLYDKVQAEIGQQYERTMEQEREKLADAQKKVDEQKKQLEDQVKSAVETQLAKAKKEQEDSLRKSIRGEVEESVTAMQKELEEKSVQLKDLNQMRAALAKAQREKDELADKINAEAEVKLNELLKQEKTKIAKTEADKQELALKEKDELIKSLSTQMEEMKRRAEQGSMQSQGEVQELAIEEWLRSAFPLDEVEEISKGVRGGDCIHRVRDRSGHECGSIYYESKRTKHFTAGWIAKLKQDMQAAKTHVGVIVTEAMPDGMDRMGQREGVRICTYDEFKSLCYVLREMMMQVGTALAAQENKGDKMVMLYNYLTGSEFAMHIEAIVGSFRKLKGDIASERRAYERIWNEREKNLDLVISNTAQMYGSIKGIAGAAIASVQSLELPESGSAA
- a CDS encoding toxin, with protein sequence MPTPAEVEAFLREFQTRMRVFDVLFRDDREKNTATLVVLGISRDQRKQVLRELTVADYSEGPIQDWDGGPGLWVFGKVLKGTDLYIKVTLGFTRTGDVLCISFHAAEHPMKFPLR
- a CDS encoding Fic family protein, whose amino-acid sequence is MSLYIHQRKDWPTFKWDDAALAPAVAKARQMQSHLLGRMAAVGFDLRSEANLETMILDVVRTSAIEGEVLDPAQVRSSLARRLGLDVSGAAPVDRNVEGIVEMLLDATQQASAKLTAERLFGWHAALFPTGRSGMYKILVGQWRDDSTGPMQVVSGAMGRERVHYEAPVARRLKKEMTAFLKWVNTEKSLDPLIKAGLAHFWFVTLHPFDDGNGRIARAIADLLLARSDGSPQRFYSMSAQIHTERKRYYDILERSQRGSLDVTGWLAWFMACLQRAIASSEETLSAVLNKHRFWQTHARTILNPRQVKVLNKLLDGFEGNLTSSKYAKLSKTSQDTASRDIADLVQKKILKKGRAGGRSTHFVPA
- a CDS encoding prolyl oligopeptidase family serine peptidase produces the protein MRSLVLLVLVGLAAQLTAQDGKLLERTPYTVPDSSIAKWRSRMPDVDTILTGVRISRITYLSDGLKVNGYMAVPTGNGPFPSVVFCRGGNREIGPLDDGAILRYLANMASRGYVVVGTAYRGNDGGEGKEEFGGADVNDVLNLLPLLEEVPEADTSRIGIFGGSRGGMMAYLALARTTRFKAAIIRSGLSDSFMALADRPALEQNVYAQLIPGFTANRDSLLLTRSPGRWAERLCKTTPILIQAGTGDNRVKADQAIAMAQALYACKHPFRMLMLEGADHYFTEYRDEVDHATRLFLDTYVRDGKPWPSLVPHGE
- a CDS encoding ribonuclease H family protein, with protein sequence MSKPKPKFYVVWEGRETGIFKTWSECAAQTNAFPGAKFKSFKTMAEAEQALSTPPKYSFTQRRELVKAPSAKQRALVGEPIRESICVDGAWNTGSGECEYQAVNYATGEKVFHQGPFDDGTNNIAEFLALVHALAHCKKHGLVVPVYSDSRNAISWVRQKRAKTKQPRSERNAKLFELVDRAERWLATNEYTTPILKWETRAWGENPADFGRK
- a CDS encoding DUF4065 domain-containing protein — translated: MKSPMTGNDMPLCREKRTIPFRKEEFEILYHFYKDTDGAQYTETFTDEVNINQVYNQYRDKYNLPFPDEIKAIRTKYDLSAMKMSEVLGFGANVWRNYEAGEVPSESNARLIQVADDPAEFGKMVRLTVHLDEKAKEKILKRVDELLKTQDGWHLGTTEEEYVMGIDPTATGPDHTTGYRKPSLDRLTEMIVFFTEAMQPWKTKMNKLLFYADFRHYQLHGVSISGAPYRAVTWGPVPKQFDALFDHMARNGKVDFVQKELPDGNLGGQFLPREPRLFRDILFEESELAVLREVAARFAKDDAKSIIATSHEEEAWKKHEADHSIIDYNLAFGLKAFDKD